TGAACCGTTTATGTTGCACCCAAGCGATACCGACACCACAGTCTTGTGGAACGAGACGTTGGAACGGTACGTGATGTACACCCGTATGATGCGCAACGGCCGGCGCTGGATCGGACGGGCAGAAGCGGAGGATTTCATGCACTGGACGCCTGTGGTGCCTATTATCTGGCCCCGCCTTGATGATCCGCCGGACTATGATTTCTACTTGAACGGCTATAGCCCCTATCCGGAACTGCCGGAATATCAGTTGATGATTCCAATGCTCTATCACCGCTACACCGAACGTAGTGAGGTTCGGCTCTATTCAAGTGAGGATGGTATCGCGTGGAATCAGATTCCCGGTGGCCCTATTCTGACACCCGGCGAGTTAGGGGAGTGGGATTGCGAATTTATCGGTACAGGGAAAGACCTACAACCCTTTGGGGCAGACAAGGTTGCTATTCCTTATTCCGGGACGACTTACCCACACAAGTTTCCACGTTGGCCCGCGATTTTTGCCGCAGCGAACATGGGGTGGGCATACTGGCAGAAGGACCGGCTCTGCGCGGTGACCACCGACAACGAAGGCGAATTTTGGACTGTACCGATTCTCCCGTCAGGTCGGCAGATCCGACTGAGCTTCCGTGCGCCGATGGCGGGTAATATTGAGGTCGGGATTGAAGGGGTAGCGGGACGTTCTGCCTCCGACTGCGATCCACTCACCGGCAATTGGTCGGACAAGGTTGTAACGTGGAACGGTCAGTCGGACATCAATGCACCAGAGGGAAAACCGATTGTCCTACACGTGAAACTGCGCTCTGCGGAGCTCTTCTCCGTTGCATTTGACTGATCTCCTGTGGGAATTTCAAACGATGAAAGCTACTGGCTAACAACCGGAGCATTCACAACTGCAAGAAATTCTGGGTCATGCCGCACGGACTCGAAGGCTTCGTCCTCCTCAAAAAAACGCTTAATTGAACCACGTGCTGCGCGTCGCCGATCTTCGTGAGCACGCTTGAGATATTCGAGACTTGCTCCGCGTTCGTTTCGGAATTTTAGGGTCATCGCTGCCAGATACGCCATGATTCTTCCCCCGGACGACCACACCATCACCTTTTCCCCGATATAATCTCGGCGTTGGTCCCAATGTTGCGCCGCGCGGTGCAATAGGCGGATAGCAGCTTCACCCTCCCCTACCTCTGCGCAGCCCAGAGCGAGGCACGTCGTGGCGATGTGGATCGCTATGAAATACTTCCGATTCAGCCAGCGACGGATATCCGCCACACTGCCTCCCATAGGATAACCTCCGGCGTTTCGATAAATCTGCTCCAACCGTTTGCGCGTTGTCTCGCTTTCATCGGTGATACTCCCCAGCACGGTGTCTCGCTCAATGAGGTAACTCTCAAGGTTGGCTTCGGCTTCTGCAAGCAGCACCTTCACCTTTTGATGTTCACCAAGCTGATAATAGGTCGGTGCGAGATGGAGATAGTCACCCTGTGCCCCAATGAGAAGCGCCTGCTTTTCTGGATCCACTGTCTCCGTATTTTTGAGCCAGTCGATGAACGCTTCAAAGGTATAAATCGCTTCCCAGTAGCGTCCCAATTCGCGCAACATTTTACCACGTTCACGCGTGTAGAGTGCGCGATGCATCAGTGTGATTTCATCACCGATCTGCTCAACTAGATGCTCGGTCTGTTCCAACCAATCGGCAGCACATCCGACCTCGCGGTACGCATCAAAGACGTGGAGATATGAATCGAGTTGGTCGGTAAGGGTTGCCTGACCGTCAAACCGCTTCAGCAGCGTTTTGTGGGCGTTTACTGATCGCTTGTGGTCAGCGACGCACGGCTCCTGCATCTCGGCAATACTTCTGCACCCGGCGTCGAAGCCAGCGTCGAAATCGTCTGTCGTCATGGCAAAGTTCCAAAGCAGGTCCACATATTCCTCACACCGTTGAAACTGATGGTACAGATGCGCTAGTGCCCGAACCGTATCGGGGTCCCGTGCGCCGAGTCGATAGGCACAGGCGAGTTCGGTACACGCTTCTTCAATCAACGTGCTATCAACCATTCCATCTGGGAAAGAAAGTTGCTCCTCAATCATCTCCCGTGCGACCATACCGAGTCCTCGATATGCGGGGGCGTAGTCAGCTTGAACGTCTGCGGCGCGCTGGAACTGTTCACGGGCACTTTTCCAATTGCCTTCGGCAAGATACCGCTCACCCCGTTTTACCGCTTCTGTGACAACCTGTTCGGTAAAGTCTTCTGCCAAAGGTTGGCTCTCAATCGTGTTTTCGACCATACGAATCATCTCTTTCTTCAACCGTTTGCGTGCATCTGACAATCGTGTGGTAACCGCTGTCCGTGAAATCCCTAGAAACTGTGCAATCTCAGCGGACTTCATTTCGCGGATGTAGGATAGAATTAGGACCTCAGAAGAGATGTCAGGTAACGAAATAAGGCAACGCCACAGTAGTTGACGCAGTTCTGCGTGTTCGGCAGTTTCGTCAGGCGTTTTTTCCGCTGCGCTGACGTGTAGGAGTTGGGCTTTGTGCGCTGATTCCCAGGTGTTTTCGAGTAACCTCTCAACGCTCAAATCGTCCCGCTTCTCCCGGTAGAGCCACTTGTTAGCGAGATTCCGCGCGATCCCACACAGCCACATCCCGACTTTTTCCGGTGCGTCGAGGGATTCGATCGATAGATACGCTGTGACAAACGTCTCCGACGTCAAATCTTGGGCTTGATGGAAGTCCCGCACTTTCGGCAAAATGACGCCGTACACCGCCTTTTTGTGTTTTTCAACAAGTGCTGTAAAGGCTGTGGAATCCCCACCTCGGATGGCGTGAACGATTTGTACGTCATCTTGTTTCAATGTGTTACCCCCTTCATTATATTATGTACCCAAATGACCGAAAATGTCAGCGACTTTTTTGGAGGACAGTGGTAGTTCTTTTGCCTCACCCCCACTGAAATTGTCCCTTGACTTACTCACGTTGTTGGACTAAGATAAGTGAGGAGAGGCATAATTCAATAGATGTCATCGCTGGAAAGGTATTATAAACATGAAAAATTTTAACACATATCAAACTGAATCCAGAAAAACTTGGGGTATCATCCCGATGAATCACCCGATTGTATATCCGACGATGGGTCTAGTGAATGAAGCGGGAGAGGTTGCAGGAAAAATAAAGAAAATCTTCAGAGATCAGAAAGGTCAAATCACAGAAGAGGACAGACAATCGTTAAAAAACGAACTCGGTGATGTACTCTGGTACTTAACACAAATTTGTACAGAGCTAGGCTTGACTTTAGAGGAAGTAGCCGAAACGAATATAACCAAACTTTCCTCCAGACAAGAAAGGGGTAAACTTAGGGGATCTGGTGATAATAGATAGAACAGATCGATTTTAATAATTATGACAAATATTTAAACGAAGGAGACAGAAGAATGCCCGAAAAACGTCCTAACATCCTATT
The Candidatus Poribacteria bacterium DNA segment above includes these coding regions:
- a CDS encoding sigma-70 family RNA polymerase sigma factor, with the protein product MKQDDVQIVHAIRGGDSTAFTALVEKHKKAVYGVILPKVRDFHQAQDLTSETFVTAYLSIESLDAPEKVGMWLCGIARNLANKWLYREKRDDLSVERLLENTWESAHKAQLLHVSAAEKTPDETAEHAELRQLLWRCLISLPDISSEVLILSYIREMKSAEIAQFLGISRTAVTTRLSDARKRLKKEMIRMVENTIESQPLAEDFTEQVVTEAVKRGERYLAEGNWKSAREQFQRAADVQADYAPAYRGLGMVAREMIEEQLSFPDGMVDSTLIEEACTELACAYRLGARDPDTVRALAHLYHQFQRCEEYVDLLWNFAMTTDDFDAGFDAGCRSIAEMQEPCVADHKRSVNAHKTLLKRFDGQATLTDQLDSYLHVFDAYREVGCAADWLEQTEHLVEQIGDEITLMHRALYTRERGKMLRELGRYWEAIYTFEAFIDWLKNTETVDPEKQALLIGAQGDYLHLAPTYYQLGEHQKVKVLLAEAEANLESYLIERDTVLGSITDESETTRKRLEQIYRNAGGYPMGGSVADIRRWLNRKYFIAIHIATTCLALGCAEVGEGEAAIRLLHRAAQHWDQRRDYIGEKVMVWSSGGRIMAYLAAMTLKFRNERGASLEYLKRAHEDRRRAARGSIKRFFEEDEAFESVRHDPEFLAVVNAPVVSQ
- a CDS encoding nucleoside triphosphate pyrophosphohydrolase family protein gives rise to the protein MKNFNTYQTESRKTWGIIPMNHPIVYPTMGLVNEAGEVAGKIKKIFRDQKGQITEEDRQSLKNELGDVLWYLTQICTELGLTLEEVAETNITKLSSRQERGKLRGSGDNR